From the Lolium rigidum isolate FL_2022 chromosome 2, APGP_CSIRO_Lrig_0.1, whole genome shotgun sequence genome, one window contains:
- the LOC124688363 gene encoding glycerol-3-phosphate 2-O-acyltransferase 6-like produces MAPRFPPVSAYDASLRTRRTAAADLDGTLLASSSAFPYYFLIALEAGSYLRALALLLVSPLLLVLYVGVSEAAAIALLVFVSFAGLRARDVEAVARGVLPRHYAAGVRADTWEVFRGAGAERRVVVTASPAVMVGEFVREFLGAEVAGTELETFAEGRRFTGRIKAVLVGKRKREVVEKLFAGGDMPDVGLGDRESDHDFMAVCKEAYMVPTDKRAPRASPDSLLSRTIFHDGRLVRRPDPPQAFFALAYLPLGFVVALLRVFLNLPIPPHLVHHTYALMGIRLAVRGTPPPAPCPGTPGSLLVCNHRTALDPIILNIALGRPVTCVTYSVSKLSTAISPIPAVALTRDRATDAARIAALLDSGRDVVVCPEGTTCREPFLLRFSALFAELTDRIVPVALEAQQGTYYGSTARGWKFLDPYFFYMNPRPGYEVTFLPALRPEETCGAGGRSAVDVANHVQRVIAKQLGYECTTLTRKDKYMKLAGNDGRVAPVAGPGSNAKKLP; encoded by the exons ATGGCGCCGAGGTTCCCGCCGGTCTCGGCCTACGACGCGTCGCTGCGGACGCGGCGTACGGCCGCCGCGGACCTCGACGGCACGCTGCTCGCCTCCTCGTCGGCGTTCCCATACTACTTCCTCATCGCGCTGGAGGCCGGGAGCTACCTCCGCGCGCTAGCGCTCCTGCTCGTCTCGCCGCTCCTCCTGGTCCTCTACGTCGGCGTCTCcgaggccgccgccatcgcgctCCTCGTCTTCGTCTCCTTCGCGGGCCTCCGCGCGCGGGACGTCGAGGCCGTGGCGCGCGGCGTGCTCCCGCGGCACTACGCCGCCGGGGTGCGCGCCGACACGTGGGAGGTGTTCCGCGGCGCGGGCGCCGAGCGGCGGGTCGTGGTCACCGCGTCCCCGGCCGTCATGGTGGGCGAGTTCGTGCGGGAGTTCCTCGGCGCCGAGGTGGCCGGGACGGAGCTCGAGACCTTCGCCGAAGGGAGGCGGTTCACGGGGCGGATCAAGGCCGTGCTCGTcggcaagaggaagagggaggtggTGGAGAAGCTGTTTGCTGGCGGGGATATGCCGGACGTCGGGCTCGGCGACCGCGAGAGCGACCACGACTTCATGGCCGTATGCAAG GAAGCTTACATGGTGCCCACCGACAAGCGCGCGCCGCGGGCGTCCCCGGACTCGCTGCTGTCCCGCACCATCTTCCACGACGGCCGCCTCGTACGCCGCCCTGACCCGCCGCAAGCGTTCTTCGCGCTAGCCTATCTCCCGTTGGGCTTCGTCGTCGCGCTCCTCCGCGTCTTCCTCAACCTCCCCATCCCGCCCCACCTTGTCCACCACACCTACGCGCTCATGGGCATCCGCCTGGCCGTCCGCGGCACGCCTCCCCCGGCGCCGTGCCCGGGAACGCCAGGCTCCCTCCTCGTCTGCAACCACCGCACCGCGCTGGACCCCATCATCCTCAACATCGCGCTCGGCCGCCCCGTCACGTGCGTCACCTACAGCGTCAGCAAGCTGTCCACGGCAATCTCGCCCATCCCGGCGGTGGCGCTGACGCGGGACCGGGCCACGGACGCGGCGCGCATCGCGGCGCTGCTCGACTCCGGGCGCGACGTTGTGGTGTGCCCAGAGGGGACGACGTGCCGGGAGCCCTTCCTACTGCGGTTCTCGGCGCTGTTCGCCGAGCTCACGGACAGGATCGTGCCGGTGGCGCTGGAGGCGCAGCAGGGGACCTACTACGGGTCGACGGCGAGGGGCTGGAAGTTCCTGGACCCTTACTTCTTCTACATGAACCCGCGGCCGGGGTACGAGGTGACGTTCCTGCCGGCGCTGCGGCCGGAGGAGACGTGCGGGGCCGGCGGGAGGAGCGCCGTGGACGTGGCCAACCATGTGCAGCGGGTCATCGCCAAGCAGCTCGGGTACGAGTGCACCACGCTCACGAGGAAGGACAAGTATATGAAGCTCGCCGGCAACGACGGCAGGGTCGCTCCGGTCGCTGGGCCGGGGTCCAACGCCAAAAAGCTCCCGTGA